The Syngnathus typhle isolate RoL2023-S1 ecotype Sweden linkage group LG1, RoL_Styp_1.0, whole genome shotgun sequence genome includes a window with the following:
- the clint1a gene encoding clathrin interactor 1a isoform X1, with product MTSCSCEFPDGRVVLFAPPVLTERWNGTLLFPFRGLVGLHESVLARRRVPHHKAKMLNMWKVRELVDKATNVVMNYSEVESKVREATNDDPWGPSGQLMSEISRATFMYEQFPEVMNMLWTRMLRDNKKNWRRVYKSLLLLAHLIRNGSERVVTSAREHLYDLRSLESYHFVDEHGKDQGVNVRQKVKEMVEFVQDDERLREERKKAKKNKDKFVGVSSDSRGYRGYSGDRYDTSETRHRWDDDWESNKGQFPFSDKLGEISDKIGSTIDDTINKFRKKERDDSPDRFSDEEERSRSSQNGKVGKEFKDEEETVTTKSVQIVQATETTATRKRGGVPSKKVDLGAAAQYTGEASPTASTKQVPQSAATKASSSGLADLLMVDSTPSKPPSSDLMSGFADFASPAASAGLSHVSAGPVSSNKADFGEWNAFPGGQMPASAQPVDIGGNDLFGAPAPAPAPVTAAGSSSSSADLFDLMGPAQSFTSSQSLNFSMNSTQSMSTTGLPQSRSQPLQNMGAPLQPQTAQQGVVSQGAAAKASLPSTWSDPSVNISLDSLGPGMQAPKQSQPSLNTLQQGNQASGNMLSQGFSAMSLGPSAARPPVTVMMHPGAGMGMAPNAGMMAMGMPPNQAMMGMSMASNQGMMGMGMGLNMGGVTMAMPGAMGMGMNPAMVQQAKHDAFADFGNFGK from the exons ATGACATCATGCAGTTGCGAATTTCCTGACGGCCGGGTGGTGCTTTTTGCGCCTCCTGTCTTGACCGAGAGGTGGAACGGCACTTTACTTTTCCCATTTCGAGGTTTGGTTGGGCTCCACGAAAGCGTTTTAGCGAGGCGGAGAGTTCCTCATCACAAAGCCAAGATGCTGAACATGTGGAAGGTTCGGGAGCTGGTTGACAAAGC AACCAATGTGGTGATGAACTACTCAGAGGTGGAATCTAAAGTCAGAGAGGCCACCAATGATGACCCCTGGGGACCATCAGGACAACTGATGAGTGAAATTTCAAG AGCGACCTTCATGTACGAGCAGTTCCCAGAGGTGATGAACATGCTTTGGACCCGCATGCTGAGAGATAACAAGAAAAACTGGAGGAGAGTCTACAAG TCCCTACTGCTGCTTGCTCATCTAATCAGGAATGGATCAGAGCGCGTTGTCACTAGTGCCAGAGAACATCTCTATGACCTGAGATCATTAGAAAGTTACCACTTTGTTG ACGAGCATGGGAAAGACCAAGGAGTGAATGTGCGCCAGAAGGTGAAGGAGATGGTGGAGTTTGTCCAGGATGATGAAAGGCTGAGGGAAGAACGGAAAAAAgccaagaaaaacaaagataaaTTTGTTGGTGTGTCCTCCGATAGTCGAGGGTACAGAGGTTACT CGGGGGACAGGTATGACACCAGTGAAACCCGTCACCGGTGGGATGATGATTGGGAGAGTAACAAAGGGCAGTTCCCCTTCAGCGATAAATTGGGAGAGATCAGTGACAAGATTGGAAGCACTATTGACGATACCATCAACAAGTTTAGGAAGAAGGAAAGAGACGACTCACCGGACCGATTTAG TGACGAGGAGGAGCGAAGCCGTTCATCTCAGAATGGAAAAGTGGGCAAAGAGTTTAAAGATGAAGAAGAGACCGTTACCACCAAGAGTGTACAAATAGTCCAAGCAACAGAGACTACAGCCACCCGCAAGAGAGGAGGAGTTCCATCTAAGAAAGTGGATTTGGGGGCGGCGGCCCAGTACACAGGAGAAGCCAGCCCCACCGCTTCCACCAAACAGGTT CCACAATCCGCAGCAACGAAGGCCTCAAGTAGCGGACTAGCTGACCTACTAATGGTGGACTCAACACCTTCAAAGCCTCCTTCCTCTG ACTTAATGAGTGGGTTTGCCGACTTCGCTTCACCCGCTGCTTCTGCCGGCCTTTCCCATGTATCTG CCGGACCAGTCTCCAGCAACAAAGCAGACTTTGGCGAGTGGAATGCGTTCCCTGGTGGCCAGATGCCAGCATCTGCTCAGCCTGTTGACATCGGTGGAAATGACCTTTTTGGAGCTCCTGCCCCCGCCCCTGCTCCAGTTACTGCGGCGGGCTCCAGTTCATCCTCAGCAGATCTATTTGACCTGATGGGGCCGGCTCAGTCGTTTACTTCCTCTCAGAGCCTCAACTTCAGCATGAACAGTACGCAGAGCATGAGCACCACAGGCCTGCCTCAGTCGAGATCACAG CCCCTCCAGAACATGGGGGCACCTCTACAACCGCAGACTGCTCAGCAGGGAGTCGTTTCTCAGGGTGCTGCAGCCAAAGCGTCGCTGCCCTCCACCTGGTCAGACCCCTCGGTGAACATCAGCCTCGACTCGCTGGGACCCGGCATGCAGGCGCCCAAGCAGAGTCAACCCTCCCTCAACACACTTCAGCAAG GCAACCAGGCCAGTGGAAACATGCTGTCACAAGGATTCTCTGCAATGAGCCTCGGACCCTCGGCAGCGAGACCGCCTGTCACTGTAATGATGCACCCCGGTGCTGGAATGGGAATGGCGCCCAACGCTGGCATGATGGCAATGGGGATGCCCCCAAACCAGGCAATGATGGGGATGTCTATGGCTTCCAACCAGGGCATGATGGGGATGGGCATGGGTCTGAACATGGGAGGGGTGACGATGGCGATGCCCGGTGCCATGGGAATGGGGATGAACCCGGCAATGGTTCAGCAGGCCAAACATGACGCCTTCGCCGACTTTGGTAACTTTGGGAAGTGA
- the clint1a gene encoding clathrin interactor 1a isoform X3: MTSCSCEFPDGRVVLFAPPVLTERWNGTLLFPFRGLVGLHESVLARRRVPHHKAKMLNMWKVRELVDKATNVVMNYSEVESKVREATNDDPWGPSGQLMSEISRATFMYEQFPEVMNMLWTRMLRDNKKNWRRVYKSLLLLAHLIRNGSERVVTSAREHLYDLRSLESYHFVDEHGKDQGVNVRQKVKEMVEFVQDDERLREERKKAKKNKDKFVGVSSDSRGYRGYSGDRYDTSETRHRWDDDWESNKGQFPFSDKLGEISDKIGSTIDDTINKFRKKERDDSPDRFSDEEERSRSSQNGKVGKEFKDEEETVTTKSVQIVQATETTATRKRGGVPSKKVDLGAAAQYTGEASPTASTKQVPQSAATKASSSGLADLLMVDSTPSKPPSSAGPVSSNKADFGEWNAFPGGQMPASAQPVDIGGNDLFGAPAPAPAPVTAAGSSSSSADLFDLMGPAQSFTSSQSLNFSMNSTQSMSTTGLPQSRSQPLQNMGAPLQPQTAQQGVVSQGAAAKASLPSTWSDPSVNISLDSLGPGMQAPKQSQPSLNTLQQGNQASGNMLSQGFSAMSLGPSAARPPVTVMMHPGAGMGMAPNAGMMAMGMPPNQAMMGMSMASNQGMMGMGMGLNMGGVTMAMPGAMGMGMNPAMVQQAKHDAFADFGNFGK; the protein is encoded by the exons ATGACATCATGCAGTTGCGAATTTCCTGACGGCCGGGTGGTGCTTTTTGCGCCTCCTGTCTTGACCGAGAGGTGGAACGGCACTTTACTTTTCCCATTTCGAGGTTTGGTTGGGCTCCACGAAAGCGTTTTAGCGAGGCGGAGAGTTCCTCATCACAAAGCCAAGATGCTGAACATGTGGAAGGTTCGGGAGCTGGTTGACAAAGC AACCAATGTGGTGATGAACTACTCAGAGGTGGAATCTAAAGTCAGAGAGGCCACCAATGATGACCCCTGGGGACCATCAGGACAACTGATGAGTGAAATTTCAAG AGCGACCTTCATGTACGAGCAGTTCCCAGAGGTGATGAACATGCTTTGGACCCGCATGCTGAGAGATAACAAGAAAAACTGGAGGAGAGTCTACAAG TCCCTACTGCTGCTTGCTCATCTAATCAGGAATGGATCAGAGCGCGTTGTCACTAGTGCCAGAGAACATCTCTATGACCTGAGATCATTAGAAAGTTACCACTTTGTTG ACGAGCATGGGAAAGACCAAGGAGTGAATGTGCGCCAGAAGGTGAAGGAGATGGTGGAGTTTGTCCAGGATGATGAAAGGCTGAGGGAAGAACGGAAAAAAgccaagaaaaacaaagataaaTTTGTTGGTGTGTCCTCCGATAGTCGAGGGTACAGAGGTTACT CGGGGGACAGGTATGACACCAGTGAAACCCGTCACCGGTGGGATGATGATTGGGAGAGTAACAAAGGGCAGTTCCCCTTCAGCGATAAATTGGGAGAGATCAGTGACAAGATTGGAAGCACTATTGACGATACCATCAACAAGTTTAGGAAGAAGGAAAGAGACGACTCACCGGACCGATTTAG TGACGAGGAGGAGCGAAGCCGTTCATCTCAGAATGGAAAAGTGGGCAAAGAGTTTAAAGATGAAGAAGAGACCGTTACCACCAAGAGTGTACAAATAGTCCAAGCAACAGAGACTACAGCCACCCGCAAGAGAGGAGGAGTTCCATCTAAGAAAGTGGATTTGGGGGCGGCGGCCCAGTACACAGGAGAAGCCAGCCCCACCGCTTCCACCAAACAGGTT CCACAATCCGCAGCAACGAAGGCCTCAAGTAGCGGACTAGCTGACCTACTAATGGTGGACTCAACACCTTCAAAGCCTCCTTCCTCTG CCGGACCAGTCTCCAGCAACAAAGCAGACTTTGGCGAGTGGAATGCGTTCCCTGGTGGCCAGATGCCAGCATCTGCTCAGCCTGTTGACATCGGTGGAAATGACCTTTTTGGAGCTCCTGCCCCCGCCCCTGCTCCAGTTACTGCGGCGGGCTCCAGTTCATCCTCAGCAGATCTATTTGACCTGATGGGGCCGGCTCAGTCGTTTACTTCCTCTCAGAGCCTCAACTTCAGCATGAACAGTACGCAGAGCATGAGCACCACAGGCCTGCCTCAGTCGAGATCACAG CCCCTCCAGAACATGGGGGCACCTCTACAACCGCAGACTGCTCAGCAGGGAGTCGTTTCTCAGGGTGCTGCAGCCAAAGCGTCGCTGCCCTCCACCTGGTCAGACCCCTCGGTGAACATCAGCCTCGACTCGCTGGGACCCGGCATGCAGGCGCCCAAGCAGAGTCAACCCTCCCTCAACACACTTCAGCAAG GCAACCAGGCCAGTGGAAACATGCTGTCACAAGGATTCTCTGCAATGAGCCTCGGACCCTCGGCAGCGAGACCGCCTGTCACTGTAATGATGCACCCCGGTGCTGGAATGGGAATGGCGCCCAACGCTGGCATGATGGCAATGGGGATGCCCCCAAACCAGGCAATGATGGGGATGTCTATGGCTTCCAACCAGGGCATGATGGGGATGGGCATGGGTCTGAACATGGGAGGGGTGACGATGGCGATGCCCGGTGCCATGGGAATGGGGATGAACCCGGCAATGGTTCAGCAGGCCAAACATGACGCCTTCGCCGACTTTGGTAACTTTGGGAAGTGA
- the clint1a gene encoding clathrin interactor 1a isoform X4: MTSCSCEFPDGRVVLFAPPVLTERWNGTLLFPFRGLVGLHESVLARRRVPHHKAKMLNMWKVRELVDKATNVVMNYSEVESKVREATNDDPWGPSGQLMSEISRATFMYEQFPEVMNMLWTRMLRDNKKNWRRVYKSLLLLAHLIRNGSERVVTSAREHLYDLRSLESYHFVDEHGKDQGVNVRQKVKEMVEFVQDDERLREERKKAKKNKDKFVGVSSDSRGYRGYSGDRYDTSETRHRWDDDWESNKGQFPFSDKLGEISDKIGSTIDDTINKFRKKERDDSPDRFSDEEERSRSSQNGKVGKEFKDEEETVTTKSVQIVQATETTATRKRGGVPSKKVDLGAAAQYTGEASPTASTKQPQSAATKASSSGLADLLMVDSTPSKPPSSAGPVSSNKADFGEWNAFPGGQMPASAQPVDIGGNDLFGAPAPAPAPVTAAGSSSSSADLFDLMGPAQSFTSSQSLNFSMNSTQSMSTTGLPQSRSQPLQNMGAPLQPQTAQQGVVSQGAAAKASLPSTWSDPSVNISLDSLGPGMQAPKQSQPSLNTLQQGNQASGNMLSQGFSAMSLGPSAARPPVTVMMHPGAGMGMAPNAGMMAMGMPPNQAMMGMSMASNQGMMGMGMGLNMGGVTMAMPGAMGMGMNPAMVQQAKHDAFADFGNFGK, translated from the exons ATGACATCATGCAGTTGCGAATTTCCTGACGGCCGGGTGGTGCTTTTTGCGCCTCCTGTCTTGACCGAGAGGTGGAACGGCACTTTACTTTTCCCATTTCGAGGTTTGGTTGGGCTCCACGAAAGCGTTTTAGCGAGGCGGAGAGTTCCTCATCACAAAGCCAAGATGCTGAACATGTGGAAGGTTCGGGAGCTGGTTGACAAAGC AACCAATGTGGTGATGAACTACTCAGAGGTGGAATCTAAAGTCAGAGAGGCCACCAATGATGACCCCTGGGGACCATCAGGACAACTGATGAGTGAAATTTCAAG AGCGACCTTCATGTACGAGCAGTTCCCAGAGGTGATGAACATGCTTTGGACCCGCATGCTGAGAGATAACAAGAAAAACTGGAGGAGAGTCTACAAG TCCCTACTGCTGCTTGCTCATCTAATCAGGAATGGATCAGAGCGCGTTGTCACTAGTGCCAGAGAACATCTCTATGACCTGAGATCATTAGAAAGTTACCACTTTGTTG ACGAGCATGGGAAAGACCAAGGAGTGAATGTGCGCCAGAAGGTGAAGGAGATGGTGGAGTTTGTCCAGGATGATGAAAGGCTGAGGGAAGAACGGAAAAAAgccaagaaaaacaaagataaaTTTGTTGGTGTGTCCTCCGATAGTCGAGGGTACAGAGGTTACT CGGGGGACAGGTATGACACCAGTGAAACCCGTCACCGGTGGGATGATGATTGGGAGAGTAACAAAGGGCAGTTCCCCTTCAGCGATAAATTGGGAGAGATCAGTGACAAGATTGGAAGCACTATTGACGATACCATCAACAAGTTTAGGAAGAAGGAAAGAGACGACTCACCGGACCGATTTAG TGACGAGGAGGAGCGAAGCCGTTCATCTCAGAATGGAAAAGTGGGCAAAGAGTTTAAAGATGAAGAAGAGACCGTTACCACCAAGAGTGTACAAATAGTCCAAGCAACAGAGACTACAGCCACCCGCAAGAGAGGAGGAGTTCCATCTAAGAAAGTGGATTTGGGGGCGGCGGCCCAGTACACAGGAGAAGCCAGCCCCACCGCTTCCACCAAACAG CCACAATCCGCAGCAACGAAGGCCTCAAGTAGCGGACTAGCTGACCTACTAATGGTGGACTCAACACCTTCAAAGCCTCCTTCCTCTG CCGGACCAGTCTCCAGCAACAAAGCAGACTTTGGCGAGTGGAATGCGTTCCCTGGTGGCCAGATGCCAGCATCTGCTCAGCCTGTTGACATCGGTGGAAATGACCTTTTTGGAGCTCCTGCCCCCGCCCCTGCTCCAGTTACTGCGGCGGGCTCCAGTTCATCCTCAGCAGATCTATTTGACCTGATGGGGCCGGCTCAGTCGTTTACTTCCTCTCAGAGCCTCAACTTCAGCATGAACAGTACGCAGAGCATGAGCACCACAGGCCTGCCTCAGTCGAGATCACAG CCCCTCCAGAACATGGGGGCACCTCTACAACCGCAGACTGCTCAGCAGGGAGTCGTTTCTCAGGGTGCTGCAGCCAAAGCGTCGCTGCCCTCCACCTGGTCAGACCCCTCGGTGAACATCAGCCTCGACTCGCTGGGACCCGGCATGCAGGCGCCCAAGCAGAGTCAACCCTCCCTCAACACACTTCAGCAAG GCAACCAGGCCAGTGGAAACATGCTGTCACAAGGATTCTCTGCAATGAGCCTCGGACCCTCGGCAGCGAGACCGCCTGTCACTGTAATGATGCACCCCGGTGCTGGAATGGGAATGGCGCCCAACGCTGGCATGATGGCAATGGGGATGCCCCCAAACCAGGCAATGATGGGGATGTCTATGGCTTCCAACCAGGGCATGATGGGGATGGGCATGGGTCTGAACATGGGAGGGGTGACGATGGCGATGCCCGGTGCCATGGGAATGGGGATGAACCCGGCAATGGTTCAGCAGGCCAAACATGACGCCTTCGCCGACTTTGGTAACTTTGGGAAGTGA
- the clint1a gene encoding clathrin interactor 1a isoform X2 produces the protein MTSCSCEFPDGRVVLFAPPVLTERWNGTLLFPFRGLVGLHESVLARRRVPHHKAKMLNMWKVRELVDKATNVVMNYSEVESKVREATNDDPWGPSGQLMSEISRATFMYEQFPEVMNMLWTRMLRDNKKNWRRVYKSLLLLAHLIRNGSERVVTSAREHLYDLRSLESYHFVDEHGKDQGVNVRQKVKEMVEFVQDDERLREERKKAKKNKDKFVGVSSDSRGYRGYSGDRYDTSETRHRWDDDWESNKGQFPFSDKLGEISDKIGSTIDDTINKFRKKERDDSPDRFSDEEERSRSSQNGKVGKEFKDEEETVTTKSVQIVQATETTATRKRGGVPSKKVDLGAAAQYTGEASPTASTKQPQSAATKASSSGLADLLMVDSTPSKPPSSDLMSGFADFASPAASAGLSHVSAGPVSSNKADFGEWNAFPGGQMPASAQPVDIGGNDLFGAPAPAPAPVTAAGSSSSSADLFDLMGPAQSFTSSQSLNFSMNSTQSMSTTGLPQSRSQPLQNMGAPLQPQTAQQGVVSQGAAAKASLPSTWSDPSVNISLDSLGPGMQAPKQSQPSLNTLQQGNQASGNMLSQGFSAMSLGPSAARPPVTVMMHPGAGMGMAPNAGMMAMGMPPNQAMMGMSMASNQGMMGMGMGLNMGGVTMAMPGAMGMGMNPAMVQQAKHDAFADFGNFGK, from the exons ATGACATCATGCAGTTGCGAATTTCCTGACGGCCGGGTGGTGCTTTTTGCGCCTCCTGTCTTGACCGAGAGGTGGAACGGCACTTTACTTTTCCCATTTCGAGGTTTGGTTGGGCTCCACGAAAGCGTTTTAGCGAGGCGGAGAGTTCCTCATCACAAAGCCAAGATGCTGAACATGTGGAAGGTTCGGGAGCTGGTTGACAAAGC AACCAATGTGGTGATGAACTACTCAGAGGTGGAATCTAAAGTCAGAGAGGCCACCAATGATGACCCCTGGGGACCATCAGGACAACTGATGAGTGAAATTTCAAG AGCGACCTTCATGTACGAGCAGTTCCCAGAGGTGATGAACATGCTTTGGACCCGCATGCTGAGAGATAACAAGAAAAACTGGAGGAGAGTCTACAAG TCCCTACTGCTGCTTGCTCATCTAATCAGGAATGGATCAGAGCGCGTTGTCACTAGTGCCAGAGAACATCTCTATGACCTGAGATCATTAGAAAGTTACCACTTTGTTG ACGAGCATGGGAAAGACCAAGGAGTGAATGTGCGCCAGAAGGTGAAGGAGATGGTGGAGTTTGTCCAGGATGATGAAAGGCTGAGGGAAGAACGGAAAAAAgccaagaaaaacaaagataaaTTTGTTGGTGTGTCCTCCGATAGTCGAGGGTACAGAGGTTACT CGGGGGACAGGTATGACACCAGTGAAACCCGTCACCGGTGGGATGATGATTGGGAGAGTAACAAAGGGCAGTTCCCCTTCAGCGATAAATTGGGAGAGATCAGTGACAAGATTGGAAGCACTATTGACGATACCATCAACAAGTTTAGGAAGAAGGAAAGAGACGACTCACCGGACCGATTTAG TGACGAGGAGGAGCGAAGCCGTTCATCTCAGAATGGAAAAGTGGGCAAAGAGTTTAAAGATGAAGAAGAGACCGTTACCACCAAGAGTGTACAAATAGTCCAAGCAACAGAGACTACAGCCACCCGCAAGAGAGGAGGAGTTCCATCTAAGAAAGTGGATTTGGGGGCGGCGGCCCAGTACACAGGAGAAGCCAGCCCCACCGCTTCCACCAAACAG CCACAATCCGCAGCAACGAAGGCCTCAAGTAGCGGACTAGCTGACCTACTAATGGTGGACTCAACACCTTCAAAGCCTCCTTCCTCTG ACTTAATGAGTGGGTTTGCCGACTTCGCTTCACCCGCTGCTTCTGCCGGCCTTTCCCATGTATCTG CCGGACCAGTCTCCAGCAACAAAGCAGACTTTGGCGAGTGGAATGCGTTCCCTGGTGGCCAGATGCCAGCATCTGCTCAGCCTGTTGACATCGGTGGAAATGACCTTTTTGGAGCTCCTGCCCCCGCCCCTGCTCCAGTTACTGCGGCGGGCTCCAGTTCATCCTCAGCAGATCTATTTGACCTGATGGGGCCGGCTCAGTCGTTTACTTCCTCTCAGAGCCTCAACTTCAGCATGAACAGTACGCAGAGCATGAGCACCACAGGCCTGCCTCAGTCGAGATCACAG CCCCTCCAGAACATGGGGGCACCTCTACAACCGCAGACTGCTCAGCAGGGAGTCGTTTCTCAGGGTGCTGCAGCCAAAGCGTCGCTGCCCTCCACCTGGTCAGACCCCTCGGTGAACATCAGCCTCGACTCGCTGGGACCCGGCATGCAGGCGCCCAAGCAGAGTCAACCCTCCCTCAACACACTTCAGCAAG GCAACCAGGCCAGTGGAAACATGCTGTCACAAGGATTCTCTGCAATGAGCCTCGGACCCTCGGCAGCGAGACCGCCTGTCACTGTAATGATGCACCCCGGTGCTGGAATGGGAATGGCGCCCAACGCTGGCATGATGGCAATGGGGATGCCCCCAAACCAGGCAATGATGGGGATGTCTATGGCTTCCAACCAGGGCATGATGGGGATGGGCATGGGTCTGAACATGGGAGGGGTGACGATGGCGATGCCCGGTGCCATGGGAATGGGGATGAACCCGGCAATGGTTCAGCAGGCCAAACATGACGCCTTCGCCGACTTTGGTAACTTTGGGAAGTGA
- the LOC133150076 gene encoding uncharacterized protein LOC133150076: protein MDELLLLTSRNTDFSRSAALCFVETWLSERTPHHAVELAGFKLMRADRSAELSGKSKGGGVCFYINERWCTDVTVLKEFCSPLLETLFINCRPFYSPREFSSIVMAAVYIPPHARASEATQMLADQVTDMEKLLPNSLIIVLGDLNRANLTHELPRYRQHVTCPTRGAQTLDHCYTVIKDAYHSAARAALGLSDHCLVHLIPAYRQKLETSKPVVRTVRKWTVESRQDLQACFDCTDWGAFEAATSDLHELSDTVTSYISFCEDLCVQTKTFCTYNNDKPCFTPNLRRLRKDKEEAYRSGDRELFRQTRNTLN, encoded by the coding sequence atggacgaactgctgctcctcacttcaaggaacacggacttcagcagatccgccgcgctgtgctttgtggaaacgtggcttagcgaacgaaccccccaccacgccgtggagctagccgggttcaagctaatgcgagcagatcgcagcgcggagctctccggaaaatcaaagggaggtggtgtctgtttctacattaatgaacgttggtgtactgatgtcacggtgttgaaagagttttgcagccctctcctagaaacacttttcataaactgccggccgttctattcaccacgggagttctcctcgatcgtcatggcggctgtttacattccaccacacgcacgtgcgagtgaagccacgcagatgctggctgaccaggtaacagacatggagaaacttctaccaaactcactaatcattgttctaggtgatcttaacagggcgaacctcacacacgaactccccagatacagacagcacgtaacgtgtcccaccagaggggcacagactctggaccactgctacaccgtgatcaaggatgcataccactctgcggctcgtgcagctttaggactatcggaccactgtctagttcatctgatcccggcctacaggcagaaactagaaacttctaagcctgtggtgaggactgtgaggaagtggacagtggagtcaaggcaggacctccaagcctgctttgactgcaccgattggggagctttcgaagctgcaacttcagacttgcatgaactcagtgacactgtcacatcatacatcagtttttgtgaggatctgtgtgtgcagactaagaccttctgcacgtacaacaacgacaaaccttgttttacaccgaacctcaggaggctgcgcaaagacaaggaggaggcctacaggagcggcgaccgcgagctgttcaggcagaccagaaacacgctgaactga